Within uncultured Methanoregula sp., the genomic segment TGATGGACAACCGTGTCCCGGCAGGGAGGCTCGTGGTGCCGGTAACGGCCATCGTTCCCGGTGTACTCTCACCGATCGGTGCAATGTCAATGAGGGCGTCCACCCCGTTTGGGAAATAGATATCGCACGAGTTACCGGCGCCGTATTCCGATATTGCCTGATCCAGGTAGTCTGCGAGCGTCGTGGGATAATTCTCCCGGTTGTTGAGTCCCATAAGGATTCTTTCGGGAGTATCCCGGGCCGCGGTCACATTGCCGGAGACTGCGTCCAGGTTGACCGTGAAATGATCGGGCGATGACGGGTACTGGACCACAAGGGCCGGGGAGAATGCCCGTGGCAGCCCGGCAGTCTCTTCGGCGCTCAGGGCGACCTGGAAGGATCCGTCCGCCATCACCGGCACGCGCCACGTCCTGATAGTGCCATTCATCAGCCAGATCTGGACTTCTGGAATCGACCGGTCTTTCACGGTCCCGTTGATCGTGAACGATCTTCCCCGCAGCACGTTGAGGCTCTGCCGCACTTTTTGTTCTGGTGCCTGGCCGGATGCGGTTGTCATTTCCGTTGAAGGGACCGTTGCCTGTGCAGTAATATGTCCCGACTGCATCACCTGATATTGAGTCTGGACAGGAGTCACTGCTGCCGGATGCTGAGTGGAGGTACATCCTGAGAACAGGATCATGAGGATCGCGAACAGGACTGTCAAGAGACGAACGCCGGAGAAGACCATATGCATCACCAAGTACGATCTGGTTGTGCCGGCTTCTGGATAAACGCTTTTGTATTAATTTCCTGCAATGAAAAAAAAATTACATCTTGATCTGCGCAAGCGCATCATAGGCCATCTTCCGGAACACTGCCGGATCAATGGTGGGGTACTGCTCTTTTGCCTTGATGACGTCCGGTGCGGTACCTGCTGCACAGGCCTCGATCCGGTCCAGGGTCCGCTCGGCAGCATCCAGCACCCAGAGATCCCGGGTGTCCTTGTCCACGACCGTTATCGATTCCACCCGGACCGAGACAAGGAACGACCCGTCCGGCTTCTGGTACAGGTTGGGCTTGCCGATCACGGCAACGAACGCGGGCGTCTCGATCTTGGCCAGCTGCTGCATGGCCTCGGGCTGGTAACTCCCGGCCATGATGAAGAACGTACCGCTCGGGTCCACGACACGGCCCCGGTAAAAGATGTTCTGTTCTCCCTGCCGCTGCTTCTCGGTCAGGGTACCGACAATGAAGATCCGGTTGCAGCGCTCTCCGGTGGGAATGAGTGCGAACGTGGGGCTCTTCTCATCCTCGCCGTCCTTGAACTGGTACCGGCATTCCCGCAGCTCGCCCGCAAAGACCCGGCGTGCCGGCTCCCGCTCGAACGATCCCTCCCTGCGTCCCATCTCTCCGCTGTTCGTGCTCATGATACACCCCCGGCCCGGTTCAGCAGCCGGGCATGTTCGCCGCTGTCGAACGAAGAGCGCTCGCACTTGTTCACCAGCAGGCGGCCGTCAATCTCGCACCCGTGGCAGGTGATGTACCGGCCAAGCACCTTGTCCCGCATCTGGAGGAAGACCTCGTCCATCCCCAGCGGGTTGTTCTCGGCAATCTCCTGTGCGGCAGTAAGGCTGATTCCCGTGAGGGCCTCCACAGCATCGCGCTGCAGCAGGATGCTGTGGGTCTTTAATCCGTCGTCGAGCCATCCCTTGATCCGCAGGTCATAGATGAACTTCGGCTGGATCTCGTGGACCGGGCAGTAGTTCTGGCGCGAAAGGGCACGGTTGCATCCTTCGACCGGGCAGCGCTTGATGATCCCCGACCCCGGGGCAATGTGCACGATCGCTCCCCGGAATGAAGCTTCCCCGCCGCTTACCGGGATATCCCCCTCTTCCTGCATGACCGTTGCCGGGTTCAGGTTCAGCGAGAGCCTCCCGTTGAACTCGTCCACCTGGGCATAAAAGATATTGTAGACCGCGCCGGGGGTAAGGCTCTCCTTGCCGGGCTCTTTCCAGATAACGAACTTGACGGTCCCGGTCTCGTCCCCGAGAAGGCCGGACTGGAGCATCCGTTCATGGGAAGCGTCCCATTCCTGGATCACTTTTGCCCGGACGCTGCCGATACCGGGGCGAAGACCTGTTATCGGGTCCGGAGTGGGAATCAGGGCCCGGTCCTCGCCGATCTCCTTGATCGTAGTACCGGAATGGATCTTCAGGTTCGGGACATCCTTGTACTCGTCCACCACAGCGGACTCGATCCGGTACCAGGTTCCTTCCGCCATTGCCGGGGCGTTGGCTTTCGCCCATGCAACGAACCGGATCGCTCCGGATTCATCGGCAATGATCCCGCTCTGGGCAATCGCCGGCGAGGCCGGCGGCGAGAGCGAGACAATCTTTCCCTCGATGGTCACCCACTCGCCGGAAACGGCTTCCGCGATCTTCTTCTCTTCCGTCCCGCCGCCGCTCTTCGGGGGTCCGCCCGCTCCTGCAAGGGGTATGTTGTACTCCTTTGCAAGTTCGTTGGTTACGCTGCGTTCAGCCTCGGTGGGCTGGACGCCGAATTCCTGAACGAGCCGGCGGAGCTTGCCCTCGATCTTCTGGAGATCGGGCGTCTGTCCGCTCTTGGAAAACTTTCGGGAGATTCTGTCTGCTGCTTCGGAAAAATCCATATCTTACATCTCCAGTTTTAATCCGGTTTTATCCGGACTATATAGGGTGACCATGCATAGTGAAAGTGTCGTATTGGATCCCGCACCGCCGCTATGGTCAGGTTTATGTAC encodes:
- a CDS encoding nucleic acid-binding protein; amino-acid sequence: MSTNSGEMGRREGSFEREPARRVFAGELRECRYQFKDGEDEKSPTFALIPTGERCNRIFIVGTLTEKQRQGEQNIFYRGRVVDPSGTFFIMAGSYQPEAMQQLAKIETPAFVAVIGKPNLYQKPDGSFLVSVRVESITVVDKDTRDLWVLDAAERTLDRIEACAAGTAPDVIKAKEQYPTIDPAVFRKMAYDALAQIKM
- a CDS encoding nucleotide-binding protein; translation: MDFSEAADRISRKFSKSGQTPDLQKIEGKLRRLVQEFGVQPTEAERSVTNELAKEYNIPLAGAGGPPKSGGGTEEKKIAEAVSGEWVTIEGKIVSLSPPASPAIAQSGIIADESGAIRFVAWAKANAPAMAEGTWYRIESAVVDEYKDVPNLKIHSGTTIKEIGEDRALIPTPDPITGLRPGIGSVRAKVIQEWDASHERMLQSGLLGDETGTVKFVIWKEPGKESLTPGAVYNIFYAQVDEFNGRLSLNLNPATVMQEEGDIPVSGGEASFRGAIVHIAPGSGIIKRCPVEGCNRALSRQNYCPVHEIQPKFIYDLRIKGWLDDGLKTHSILLQRDAVEALTGISLTAAQEIAENNPLGMDEVFLQMRDKVLGRYITCHGCEIDGRLLVNKCERSSFDSGEHARLLNRAGGVS